The DNA window ATTCCAGCTTTTTTTCGGACAGAAATCTCATCGGGCTTACCGTCCCGGAGGTCATCGGCGAGAAGGCATTCGAGGCCACACGGGGGCATATAGAGCAGGTTTTTCAGGGCAAGACGGTGCATTACGGCGCCACCCTGACGTATCCGATCATGGGCGAGCGCTTTGTCGATGTCTATCTCATCCCGTATTATTCGAGCCATGGGGTCGTGGGCGGCTATTACGCGATCCTGAACGATCTCACCCATCTGAAGAAAATCGAGGATTCCCTGCGCCGGGCCAAGGACGAGGCGGAAGCCGCGAGCAAGCTCAAGTCCGAATTTCTGGCCAACATGAGCCACGAAATCCGCACGCCCCTGAACGGCATCCTCGGCATGTTGCAGCTCATGCAGTCCACTACGCTGGATACGGAGCAGCGCCTGTGCCTGCACACGGCCATCAAATCATCCAGGCGACTGACCCGGCTCTTGAGCGACATCCTCGACATCTCGAAAATCGAGGCCGACAAGCTGGTTTTTCGCGAACACGCCTTCGACATCATGGATGTGGACAAAGCGCTCGCGGAATTGTTCGGGCAGGCGGTGAAGGAAAAGAACGTTGCCTACGACTTCAGGGTCGACCCCCGTCTTCCCAAACAGGTCATGGGCGACGAGGCGAGGCTGGTGCAGGTGCTTTTCAATCTGGTCGGCAACTCTCTCAAGTTTACTGATCAAGGCCATGTGCGTGTGGAGATCTCGGTCCTGCCATTCACGGCCGGGGCACCTCTTCGGCTGCTTTTTTCGGTCAGCGACACGGGGCTGGGCATGTCTGAACAGACCCAGAAGGACATTTTCGAGCCCTTCATTCAGAGCGACGGATCCTACACGAGGAGGCATCAGGGTGTGGGACTGGGGCTGACCATAGTGCGCAAGCTGGTGCAGCGCATGGGCGGAAGCCTTTGTCTGGATTCAGCGTCCGGGCAGGGGACGGCCATTTATGTTTCCCTTCCCTTTGGACTGCCGCCGCAGCGCACAGGGCAGGAACTTTCCTCTCGCGGACAGTTTGACGGATTGCCCGGCCTGCGACTGCTCATGGTCGAGGACGACGCGGTCAATCTGCTCTGCGGTCAGCGCCTTTTGGAGAAAGCCGGCTATGTGGTCACTGCGGCCCGCGATGGCCAGGAGGCTCTTGAAGCGCTCCTGAGCAAGGATTTCGATCTGGTGCTGATGGACATCCAGATGCCCGTGCTCGACGGAATCCAGACCACCCGAGCCATCCGGCACGCGGCTTCCTTCGCGCACGTGTCGGACATTCCCATCATCGCCCTGACCGCTCACGCCATGGCCGGGGATCAGGAAAAATTCCTGGATGCCGAGATGGATGGCTATTTGAGCAAGCCTTTTGACCTTTGCAAGATCAACCAGGAGATTGCCAGGGTCATCTCCCTGCCGCGCAGGGGGGCGCGGCAGGAAGATTGAAATGCAAGGATTCTGGGATGTTGAGTTGGGCCCCGGTTCTTTTCAGACGGGTTCACCCATGCTAGAAGAGCCGACCGGTGATCGAGGGGCGAAGAACAACATGAATAAAAGCAATGACATACAGCACGATACAGAGAGGTTTGCATGCGAATACTGATAGTGGAAGATGATTTTGTCGGCCGCAAGGTGATGCACCAGTTGCTGCTCGAGTACGGAGAGTGCGATGTCGCCGTGGATGGAGTCGAGGCCGTGAAGGCTTTTGATCTGGCCTGGGAGGCGAATCAGCCCTATGATGTCATGTTTCTGGACATAATGATGCCGAACATGAGCGGGCACGAAGCCCTGAAGATCATCAGGGACAAGGAAAAGGAGCGCGGCGTGACGCCGCAGAACGAAGTGAGGGTCATCATGACCAGCGCCCTGGACGACGTGAAGAACGTGACCCAGTCCTTTTTTCAGGGCGGCGCGTCGGCTTATCTGGTCAAGCCCATCGAGCGGCGCAAGGTCATTGAAGAGCTTCGAAAACTGGGCCTGGTGTGATGTGTTTGTGCCGATCCGGCAATCAGGATCGGCACAACTGCAAGACCAGCGGGGTGATCTGGGTCAGCGGCACTATCTTGTCCACGCCGCCCAGCTTGATGGCCTCGCCGGGCATGCCGAAGACGACACAGGACTGTTCGTCCTGGGCCACGGTCACCGCTCCCGCCTGATGCATTTCAAGCATGGCCTTGGCGCCGTCGTCGCCCATGCCCGTCATGATCACTCCCACCGCGTTCTTGCCCGCATACCGGGCGGCCGAACGGAAAAGCACGTCCACCGAGGGACGGTGCCGTGAGACCAGCGGCCCTTCCTTGACCTGCACGTAATATCTGGCGCCGCTGCGTTTGAGGAGCATGTGCAGGTTGCCCGGAGCGATGAGGGCCTGGCCGCGCAGCACGGTGTCGTTGTCGACGGCTTCCTTGACCACGATGTCGCACAGGGTGTTCAACCGCTGGGCAAAGGCGGCCGTGAATTTTTCCGGCATGTGCTGGACGATGACGATGCCCGGGCAATCCACCGGCATGGACTGGAGCAGGGTCAGGAGAGCCTCGGTGCCACCCGTGGAGGCCCCGACCACGATGACCTTCTCCGTGGTCTGGATCATCGCGTTGGACGCGGCCCGCGGCAGCACGGCGTCGGCCGTCAGTTTCTGGCTGATCTTGAGGGTCCGGGGCACGTACTGCTTCACCTTGGCCTTGGCCGCAGCCTTGACCTCGTCGCAGAGCATTATTCGCGACTCTTCCATGAACTGCTTCGTGCCCACCTTGGGCTTCTGGATGATGGAGACGGCCCCGTATTCCAGGGCCTTCATGGTCGTCTCGGCGTTTTTCTCGGTCAGGGTGGAGCAGATGATGGTCGGGATGGGGTGCTGGGTCATGATCTTCTTGAGAAACGTGATCCCGTCCATGCGCGGCATTTCCACATCCAGGGACAGGACGTCCGGCGTCTGGTCGCGCATGATCTCGGCCGCCGCGAAAGGGTCTCCCGCCGCGCCGATGACTTCGATTTCCGGATCCGAGGAATAGATGGAGGTCAGAGTCTGGCGAACGAGGGCCGAATCATCCACAATGAGGATGCGAATTTTATCTTTCATGCACGCGGACTCCTGATTTGCATTCAATAACGTGAATTTTTTGGCTATATACCGTCAGGATCAGAGAGTAAATCAGGAAGTGGAGGTAAAGCGACTAGACCGCCTGATACAGTGCATGGTCCAGATGCCTGAAACCCGGCATGCGCGGCATGCGTGCCCCCAGGACCAGGATGCCGCCCGGGGTCAGATATTGCCGCAGACGTCCGGCCAGAGCCTGCGCCAGGGCAGGGTGAAAATGGTGCAGCACCTGGCGGCAGACGATGACATCCATGGGTTCGCGCAGGGAAAAGGAATCGAAAATGTCCTGACACCTGAAATTGACCATTTCGCGCACTCCGGGCCGCAGCCGCACCAGGTTCTTGCCGGTGTCGCGGCTGCGCAGGAAATAGCGTTTGACCAGGGCCGGCGACAGACTGCGAACGCTGGCTGAAGGGTACACGCCGCGTTTGGCCTGATCCAGGTTGGCCGGCAGAAAGTCCGTGGCCAGAATGGAAAACTCGAGTCCGGAGCGCTCCCTGGCTTCTTCCAGCAGGGTGATGCACAGGCTGTATGCGTCGAGCCCGCGATCGCATCCGGCCACCAGAAACGAGGAGAGCCGGGCTGAGCCGTGGTGATGATGATCGGCGACGATTTCCGCCAGGAACTCAAATTGCCGGGCGTCGTGCAAAAAACCGTGGTCCTTGCCAAGTGCATCGACAAGATAGGGGAGTTCCAGGCGCAGGCCCGAGCGAAAGGTGTTTTCTTCTGATGACATCTGCATGGAGAAAGGTTACTTTTACTTACAACGTGGATAATTTCTGCAACTTACACACAAGGTTCACAAGTCGGCAATGCAAAGAATCGCAAAAAACAGGATGATCATTCCGGCACAGGCCATCGACGGTCTCGAAGATTGCCGGGAATTGCCTCATGACTACCTTCTGGTAGGCCAGGGAGGGATATATTCCACCCCGACGCTGGTGCAGACGGTGCTCGGTTCGTGCGTTTCCGTGACCATGTATTGCGCAAAATATCGCTGGGGCG is part of the Desulfomicrobium macestii genome and encodes:
- a CDS encoding response regulator, which gives rise to MRILIVEDDFVGRKVMHQLLLEYGECDVAVDGVEAVKAFDLAWEANQPYDVMFLDIMMPNMSGHEALKIIRDKEKERGVTPQNEVRVIMTSALDDVKNVTQSFFQGGASAYLVKPIERRKVIEELRKLGLV
- a CDS encoding CheR family methyltransferase, producing MQMSSEENTFRSGLRLELPYLVDALGKDHGFLHDARQFEFLAEIVADHHHHGSARLSSFLVAGCDRGLDAYSLCITLLEEARERSGLEFSILATDFLPANLDQAKRGVYPSASVRSLSPALVKRYFLRSRDTGKNLVRLRPGVREMVNFRCQDIFDSFSLREPMDVIVCRQVLHHFHPALAQALAGRLRQYLTPGGILVLGARMPRMPGFRHLDHALYQAV
- a CDS encoding protein-glutamate methylesterase/protein-glutamine glutaminase is translated as MKDKIRILIVDDSALVRQTLTSIYSSDPEIEVIGAAGDPFAAAEIMRDQTPDVLSLDVEMPRMDGITFLKKIMTQHPIPTIICSTLTEKNAETTMKALEYGAVSIIQKPKVGTKQFMEESRIMLCDEVKAAAKAKVKQYVPRTLKISQKLTADAVLPRAASNAMIQTTEKVIVVGASTGGTEALLTLLQSMPVDCPGIVIVQHMPEKFTAAFAQRLNTLCDIVVKEAVDNDTVLRGQALIAPGNLHMLLKRSGARYYVQVKEGPLVSRHRPSVDVLFRSAARYAGKNAVGVIMTGMGDDGAKAMLEMHQAGAVTVAQDEQSCVVFGMPGEAIKLGGVDKIVPLTQITPLVLQLCRS